From one Flavobacteriales bacterium genomic stretch:
- a CDS encoding chorismate-binding protein, with protein sequence MSAAPLIDGLIRSGVTFAAFREPGQEAVAYVQSDDQLRPAHAGQRCFVVAPFDRAEAPPLAIRPDRILRADASHEALSPVHEHGSDPARNGLSGLSRDGFKAAVSRTLQEIRAGRLEKAVLARTIAAKLNGLRAGALFEAACHMNTTAFVAIARTDRFGLWMGASPERLLMKDGDRIEVDSLAGTLPMDEAPPRAERWGVKEREEQEIVTAEIIAGLRALGIRDATAGDIRVRSAASVAHLHTRITGTMPMSDALAIAEALHPTPAVCGRPEQKAFELIRSAEPRPRALYGGYWGPMEADRASFFVNIRCMELFPDHGLLHVGAGITAGSDPDRECDEVERKARTWIDLIDALGQHG encoded by the coding sequence TTGAGCGCTGCCCCCCTTATCGATGGGCTCATACGGAGCGGGGTCACCTTTGCGGCTTTCCGCGAGCCTGGCCAGGAAGCCGTCGCCTATGTGCAGTCCGATGATCAGCTCAGGCCGGCGCATGCCGGGCAGCGCTGCTTCGTCGTCGCCCCATTCGACAGAGCCGAGGCGCCACCGTTGGCCATCAGGCCCGATCGCATCCTGCGGGCGGATGCTTCGCACGAGGCCCTGTCTCCGGTCCATGAGCACGGTTCAGATCCAGCACGGAATGGCTTGAGCGGGCTGAGCCGTGATGGATTCAAGGCTGCCGTGTCTCGCACCCTGCAGGAGATCCGCGCGGGCCGCTTGGAGAAGGCGGTGCTGGCGCGCACGATCGCAGCCAAGCTGAATGGCCTGCGTGCCGGAGCGCTCTTCGAAGCAGCGTGCCATATGAACACCACGGCCTTTGTGGCCATTGCTCGCACGGATCGGTTCGGCTTGTGGATGGGAGCTTCACCCGAGCGCCTGCTGATGAAGGATGGCGACAGGATAGAAGTTGATTCACTGGCCGGCACCCTGCCCATGGATGAGGCGCCACCGCGAGCCGAACGCTGGGGCGTCAAGGAACGAGAGGAACAGGAAATCGTCACTGCCGAGATCATCGCCGGATTGCGCGCGCTGGGCATTCGTGATGCCACGGCTGGCGATATCCGCGTGAGGTCCGCTGCGAGCGTTGCCCATTTGCACACGCGGATCACCGGTACCATGCCCATGTCCGATGCCCTCGCCATCGCTGAAGCATTGCACCCTACGCCCGCCGTGTGCGGCCGGCCCGAGCAGAAGGCGTTTGAGCTGATTCGGTCCGCCGAGCCACGACCGCGCGCACTTTACGGCGGCTATTGGGGGCCCATGGAAGCCGATCGCGCCAGCTTCTTCGTGAACATACGCTGCATGGAACTGTTCCCTGACCATGGCCTGCTTCACGTGGGGGCAGGCATCACCGCGGGATCGGATCCCGATCGAGAATGCGACGAAGTGGAGCGCAAGGCCCGCACTTGGATCGACCTGATCGATGCGCTCGGTCAGCACGGATAG
- a CDS encoding antibiotic biosynthesis monooxygenase yields the protein MIIRIVKMTFAPSNTERFLELFESWKPRIRSFPGCRHLELLRDTAAPNVFFTYSHWDSPDDLERYRSSDVFSEVWPAVKPLFSAPTEAWTVDRVEHLP from the coding sequence ATGATCATCCGCATCGTGAAAATGACCTTCGCACCATCGAATACCGAGCGATTCCTTGAGCTGTTCGAATCGTGGAAGCCGCGCATCCGTTCCTTCCCTGGCTGCCGGCATTTGGAGCTGCTGCGCGACACCGCTGCACCAAACGTGTTCTTCACCTATAGCCACTGGGACAGTCCGGATGACCTGGAGCGCTACCGCAGCAGTGATGTCTTCAGCGAAGTCTGGCCCGCCGTGAAGCCGCTCTTCTCCGCGCCCACCGAGGCCTGGACCGTTGACCGCGTTGAGCACCTTCCTTGA
- a CDS encoding lysophospholipid acyltransferase family protein — MRAIGYYIALPFLHGIARLPFPVLYLLSDALCLLLFRVLGYRKEVVLNNLRNSFPEKSDAEIRAIAKSFYRWFCDLTVETLKTLTISPDAVRARVTFPGAGVFRSFAEGKQSVIIVMGHYGNWELAGARFAVEPGLHQLYVIYHPLQNPHFERLIVRMRTRLGNRLYAMQETFKGMVRDRQLLTATAFIADQTPSPEKAYWTKFLNQDTPVFTGTGVIAKKLGYPVIYLSIQQHRRGYYEMHAEVLVPDPRSMSENDINQLHTDRLQRDIRQKPDLWLWTHRRWKHRRPPA, encoded by the coding sequence ATGCGCGCTATCGGCTACTACATCGCCCTGCCATTCCTGCACGGCATTGCGAGGTTGCCCTTCCCAGTGCTCTATCTGCTGAGCGACGCGTTGTGCTTGCTCCTCTTCCGGGTCCTGGGCTACCGCAAGGAAGTGGTGCTCAATAATCTGCGGAACAGCTTCCCCGAGAAGAGCGACGCAGAGATCAGGGCCATCGCGAAAAGCTTCTACCGCTGGTTCTGCGATCTCACCGTGGAAACGCTGAAGACCTTGACGATATCGCCCGATGCGGTAAGGGCTAGAGTGACCTTTCCCGGCGCGGGTGTGTTCCGATCATTCGCGGAGGGGAAGCAGAGCGTGATCATCGTCATGGGCCATTACGGCAATTGGGAACTGGCCGGTGCGCGCTTCGCGGTTGAGCCTGGGCTTCATCAGCTCTACGTCATCTACCATCCGCTGCAGAATCCGCACTTCGAGCGGCTCATCGTGCGCATGCGCACCCGGCTGGGCAACCGGCTCTATGCCATGCAAGAGACCTTCAAGGGCATGGTGCGCGACCGGCAGCTGCTCACAGCCACCGCCTTCATCGCGGACCAGACACCCTCGCCGGAGAAAGCCTACTGGACCAAATTCCTCAACCAGGACACCCCCGTGTTCACCGGTACAGGCGTGATCGCCAAGAAGTTGGGGTATCCGGTCATATACCTCAGCATCCAGCAGCACAGGCGCGGGTACTACGAGATGCACGCCGAAGTGCTGGTTCCTGATCCGAGATCGATGTCGGAGAATGACATCAATCAGCTCCATACCGATCGTTTGCAACGGGACATCCGTCAGAAGCCCGACCTTTGGCTCTGGACACACCGCAGATGGAAGCACCGGCGCCCCCCCGCGTAA
- a CDS encoding hotdog fold thioesterase produces MTFTPQLADQANGFVEQTMISHLGIRFSVNKAGQLCATMPVDRRTVQPMGLLHGGATAALAETLGSVGSALIVGAEGKDTVGLELNVNHLKASRSGNVMAVGELLHQGRTTHVWDIKVRNDAGELCAACRITNLIIERR; encoded by the coding sequence ATGACATTCACACCGCAGCTCGCAGACCAGGCCAATGGATTCGTTGAGCAAACCATGATCTCGCACTTGGGCATCCGCTTCAGCGTGAACAAGGCCGGCCAACTATGCGCCACCATGCCGGTTGACCGCCGCACCGTGCAGCCCATGGGCCTGCTGCATGGAGGTGCAACAGCCGCATTGGCGGAGACCCTCGGCAGCGTGGGCTCGGCGTTGATCGTGGGCGCCGAAGGGAAGGATACGGTGGGCCTTGAGCTGAACGTGAACCATCTGAAGGCGTCTCGATCAGGGAATGTGATGGCCGTTGGCGAGTTGCTGCATCAGGGCCGAACCACGCATGTGTGGGACATCAAAGTGCGCAACGATGCGGGTGAGCTATGCGCCGCTTGCCGGATCACGAACCTGATCATCGAACGGCGTTGA
- a CDS encoding 1,4-dihydroxy-2-naphthoate polyprenyltransferase, translating into MADLKHWLHALRMRTLPLAVSSIIVGSALAFDLDHRTGPGQFSGFVFALALLTAILLQILSNLANDLGDHQHGTDNGERVGPQRAVQSGAISPTQMKRAMLICGALAFACGIALIVTALGFSATMLVFLLLGLVAIGAAVKYTFGKDPYGYAGLGDVSVFLFFGIVGVCGTFYLHAHGIEPLILLPAIAFGCFSTGVLNVNNLRDIKNDKASGKITMAVRLGFDNAKGYHGILIATGLLCLIAYTAITFRAMPQWGWLITLPALGTHLRSVLRAHDPASLDPQLKKLALTTFFTALAFGAGLILVA; encoded by the coding sequence ATGGCGGACCTGAAGCACTGGCTCCATGCCCTCCGCATGCGCACGCTGCCCTTGGCGGTGAGCAGCATCATCGTGGGGAGCGCATTGGCCTTCGACCTCGATCATCGCACCGGACCGGGGCAGTTCTCCGGATTCGTGTTCGCCCTGGCCCTTCTCACGGCCATCCTCCTGCAGATCCTCAGCAACCTGGCCAACGACCTCGGCGATCACCAGCATGGCACCGATAATGGAGAACGCGTCGGCCCGCAGCGCGCAGTGCAGAGCGGCGCGATAAGTCCGACGCAGATGAAGCGCGCGATGCTCATCTGTGGCGCGCTCGCATTCGCATGCGGCATCGCGCTCATCGTCACTGCGCTCGGCTTCTCTGCCACGATGCTCGTTTTCCTCCTGCTGGGCCTGGTCGCCATCGGCGCGGCCGTGAAATACACCTTCGGCAAGGATCCATACGGCTACGCTGGGCTGGGCGATGTGAGCGTCTTCCTCTTCTTCGGCATCGTGGGCGTCTGCGGGACCTTCTACCTGCATGCGCACGGCATCGAACCTCTGATCCTGTTGCCCGCCATCGCCTTCGGCTGCTTCAGCACAGGCGTGCTCAACGTGAACAACCTGCGCGACATCAAGAACGACAAGGCCAGCGGCAAGATCACCATGGCCGTGCGGCTAGGCTTCGATAACGCAAAAGGCTACCACGGGATCCTCATCGCCACCGGCCTTCTCTGCCTCATCGCATACACGGCCATCACCTTCCGCGCCATGCCGCAATGGGGCTGGTTGATCACCCTGCCTGCACTCGGCACGCACCTGCGCAGCGTACTGCGCGCGCACGATCCCGCCTCGCTCGACCCGCAGTTGAAGAAGCTCGCGCTCACCACCTTCTTCACGGCGCTCGCCTTCGGCGCCGGACTTATCCTTGTGGCATGA
- a CDS encoding glycosyltransferase family 4 protein, whose amino-acid sequence MPGILIDTYKIKDPNSGLGQFSMQFARSILACEPDGPFTFLVPKGLDQGLDWLRPRLTDGPLLRLFPYLGPCYQLWHSLYQLSPHRPGSGAKRILTVHDLNFLIEKPPAKAVRYLRALQRDVDRSDAVTTISEYTRGELTRHVDLKGKAVTVIHNGIHMPLDPRASRPAPIGERPYFLSIGVIKEKKNIHALLPLMAHFPDHQLVVAGNDRTAFGQELRARIARLPWRDRIHVLGPVEDKVRSALYVHCDGLLFPSTAEGFGMPLVEAMIARKPFFASRSTCLPEIGGDCGYYFDRLETGHMAEVIRHGLKDWHKDRIAAEQRSTVRAAQFTWDRCIAKYTELYRSMLG is encoded by the coding sequence GTGCCCGGCATCCTCATAGACACTTACAAGATCAAGGACCCCAACTCAGGGCTGGGGCAGTTCTCGATGCAATTCGCCAGATCCATTCTGGCATGCGAGCCCGATGGGCCTTTCACCTTCCTGGTTCCGAAAGGGCTTGACCAGGGTTTGGATTGGTTGAGGCCACGCCTTACCGATGGCCCTCTGCTGCGCCTGTTCCCGTACCTGGGCCCGTGCTACCAACTCTGGCATTCGCTCTACCAGCTTTCACCGCATCGGCCGGGAAGCGGAGCCAAGCGCATCCTGACCGTGCACGACCTCAATTTCCTGATCGAGAAGCCGCCCGCCAAGGCAGTCCGATACCTACGTGCACTTCAACGCGACGTTGACCGATCGGATGCCGTGACCACGATCTCTGAATACACGCGCGGCGAATTGACGCGGCATGTGGACCTGAAGGGCAAAGCGGTGACCGTGATCCACAACGGAATTCACATGCCGTTGGATCCACGTGCTTCGAGGCCAGCCCCCATCGGTGAACGTCCGTACTTCCTGTCCATCGGCGTGATCAAGGAGAAGAAGAACATCCACGCGCTGCTTCCGCTCATGGCGCATTTCCCCGATCATCAGCTGGTGGTCGCGGGCAACGATCGCACAGCCTTCGGCCAAGAGCTCCGAGCGCGCATCGCACGATTGCCTTGGCGGGACAGGATCCATGTGCTCGGCCCTGTGGAAGACAAGGTCCGCAGCGCGTTGTACGTGCATTGCGATGGGTTGCTCTTCCCCTCCACGGCGGAAGGATTCGGCATGCCACTGGTGGAAGCGATGATCGCCCGCAAGCCCTTCTTCGCGAGCCGCAGCACGTGCTTGCCCGAGATCGGCGGAGATTGCGGCTACTACTTCGATCGGCTCGAAACGGGCCATATGGCTGAAGTGATCCGGCACGGTTTGAAGGATTGGCACAAGGACCGCATCGCAGCCGAGCAGCGTTCAACAGTACGTGCGGCGCAATTCACCTGGGACCGCTGCATCGCAAAGTACACTGAGCTGTACCGCAGCATGCTTGGATGA
- a CDS encoding SRPBCC domain-containing protein: MNIQDPETNVLRTLLVDAPPAAVWKALTDPKLARLYMGAMPCCELHPGKPLQWFVREESGDQTLVAKGTIMAAQPGERLRYTTYSPSSKLPDEPASHTTVDLHLIPDGDGTRVELWQGDFAGLPDAARRAREAGRNWVEHLVGLKRVSEEVWEAKAA, translated from the coding sequence ATGAACATCCAAGACCCCGAAACCAACGTGCTGCGCACCCTGCTGGTCGATGCTCCTCCGGCGGCGGTATGGAAGGCACTGACCGATCCGAAATTGGCCCGCTTGTACATGGGCGCAATGCCGTGCTGCGAGCTGCACCCCGGAAAACCGCTGCAGTGGTTCGTCCGCGAAGAGAGCGGAGACCAGACCCTGGTGGCCAAGGGCACCATCATGGCGGCGCAGCCCGGCGAGCGCCTGCGCTACACCACCTATAGCCCTTCGAGCAAATTGCCCGACGAGCCGGCCAGCCACACCACGGTTGACCTTCATCTGATCCCCGATGGCGACGGTACCCGCGTAGAGCTCTGGCAGGGTGATTTCGCGGGATTGCCCGATGCCGCCCGTCGTGCCCGCGAGGCCGGACGCAATTGGGTGGAGCACTTGGTGGGCCTGAAGCGGGTGTCGGAGGAGGTTTGGGAGGCCAAGGCAGCCTGA
- the menD gene encoding 2-succinyl-5-enolpyruvyl-6-hydroxy-3-cyclohexene-1-carboxylic-acid synthase codes for MSSTSDHFAASELARLCHLKGIRHAVISPGSRSAPLVIAFSKQEGMQCLQVIDERSAAFFALGMAQQLHAPVALICTSGSAVLNYGPAIAEAFYQRVPLLVITADRPEEWVDQGEGQAIRQQGVLALHMKKSMQLPRLTSDDLSRWHCGRLINEAIDATLIPVPGPVHVNAPFAEPLYSLIQQPSSQPVEEAGRLFHPRLIAQVLTESFILPEHARWLVGQLSSCRKVMVLAGQGTWSEGLKKQLTQLASLPQVTVLTEATSNLDDAAFITCIDRAIEGLNDANENDLKPDLLITFGGAVVSKRIKGLLRKWKPAQHWNIDLGQRHYDTYQSLTHDIAVSPEVFFAQLSGSVIGNESIYGEAWRLVNELLREKHDALIKATAFCDLTAFERILRAIPEGSDVHLANSTPARYAQLFDRMQGLRWFSNRGTSGIDGCTSTAVGSAFASQRPTTLITGDTAFLYDSNAFWNGHLAPALRVIVIDNGGGNIFRYIEGPDKDPELLKWFEAPHGRDPLALVESFGVPWKEATDEATLSDGLGWLYGDHGQPAVLVVRTDAELSPKVLREYFKKLRE; via the coding sequence GTGAGCAGCACATCCGACCACTTCGCCGCCTCAGAGCTCGCACGGCTCTGCCACCTGAAAGGCATACGCCATGCGGTGATCAGCCCTGGATCGCGCAGCGCGCCGTTGGTGATCGCCTTCAGCAAGCAAGAGGGCATGCAGTGCCTGCAGGTCATCGATGAGCGGAGCGCCGCCTTCTTCGCCTTAGGCATGGCGCAGCAACTTCACGCTCCGGTTGCGCTGATCTGTACTAGCGGCAGCGCCGTGCTGAATTATGGACCGGCGATCGCAGAGGCCTTCTACCAGCGCGTGCCATTGCTGGTGATCACCGCCGACCGACCGGAGGAATGGGTGGACCAGGGCGAAGGACAGGCTATCCGCCAGCAAGGCGTGCTCGCGCTGCACATGAAGAAGAGCATGCAGCTGCCGCGACTCACAAGCGACGATCTCTCTCGTTGGCATTGCGGACGCTTGATCAACGAGGCCATTGATGCCACGTTGATTCCGGTTCCTGGACCGGTTCATGTGAACGCGCCATTCGCCGAACCGCTCTATAGCTTGATTCAGCAGCCCTCCAGCCAGCCGGTGGAAGAGGCGGGGCGCCTGTTCCACCCCAGGCTTATCGCGCAAGTCCTGACCGAATCCTTCATCCTGCCAGAGCATGCACGCTGGCTCGTTGGCCAATTGAGCTCCTGCAGGAAGGTGATGGTGCTGGCGGGCCAGGGCACCTGGAGCGAAGGATTGAAGAAGCAGCTCACGCAGCTTGCGTCCTTGCCGCAGGTGACGGTGCTCACCGAGGCCACCAGCAATCTGGACGATGCCGCATTCATCACCTGCATCGACCGCGCGATCGAAGGCCTGAACGATGCGAATGAGAATGACCTGAAGCCGGACCTGCTGATCACCTTCGGCGGGGCCGTGGTGAGCAAGCGCATCAAGGGCCTGTTGCGGAAATGGAAACCCGCGCAGCACTGGAACATCGACCTCGGCCAACGCCACTACGACACCTATCAGAGCCTCACGCATGACATCGCGGTCTCTCCCGAGGTGTTCTTCGCGCAGCTGAGCGGAAGCGTGATCGGCAACGAGAGCATCTACGGTGAGGCCTGGCGCCTGGTGAATGAACTCTTGCGCGAGAAGCATGATGCCCTTATAAAGGCAACTGCATTCTGCGACCTCACCGCATTCGAACGGATCCTTCGCGCGATCCCCGAGGGCAGCGATGTCCATCTGGCCAACAGCACGCCGGCGCGCTACGCGCAGCTCTTCGACCGCATGCAAGGACTGCGCTGGTTCAGCAATCGCGGCACCAGCGGCATCGACGGCTGCACGAGCACGGCGGTGGGCAGCGCCTTCGCCTCGCAGCGGCCCACCACGCTGATCACCGGCGACACGGCCTTCCTCTACGATAGCAACGCCTTCTGGAACGGGCACCTCGCCCCTGCCCTGCGCGTGATCGTGATCGATAACGGCGGCGGCAACATCTTCCGCTACATCGAAGGGCCGGACAAGGACCCCGAACTGCTCAAATGGTTTGAGGCGCCGCACGGACGCGATCCACTGGCGCTGGTGGAATCCTTCGGCGTGCCATGGAAGGAAGCGACCGATGAAGCGACGCTGAGCGATGGCCTCGGCTGGCTCTATGGCGATCACGGGCAGCCAGCGGTTCTGGTGGTGCGCACGGATGCGGAGCTGAGTCCGAAGGTGTTGCGCGAGTATTTCAAGAAGCTGCGCGAATAG
- a CDS encoding o-succinylbenzoate synthase, protein MIKARWIERTLQPRFELGTSKGPIHARTVWYLIAWNEEAPELKGIGEATLFPGHSKEFPADVKLKLTELCERTSDWQERLNGDLVDVPSVRFAVEQCLRDLQAGGTKTLFPSAFTLGKQGIPINGLVWMGNKATMKQRIKEQIESGFTTLKMKIGAIGIDDELELLRAVRKEHSAEEITLRVDANGAFSAQQAPDVLKRLAELQVHSIEQPVPPGLYEVMEELCATTPVPIALDEDLIGLNTHDAKVDLLDHVKPQHIVIKPSLVGGWDSTNDWITLADQRGIGWWITSALESSIGLNAIAQFTATLNVSSAQGLGTGKVYTNNIPSPLLAEKGLLRYRPEEAWDLSMLD, encoded by the coding sequence ATGATCAAGGCGCGCTGGATCGAACGCACGCTGCAGCCGCGCTTTGAGCTCGGCACCTCGAAAGGCCCCATCCATGCCCGCACCGTCTGGTACCTGATCGCATGGAATGAAGAGGCGCCGGAACTGAAAGGCATCGGTGAGGCCACGCTGTTCCCCGGCCATAGCAAGGAGTTCCCTGCGGATGTGAAACTGAAGCTCACTGAGCTCTGTGAGCGCACGAGTGATTGGCAGGAGCGTCTCAACGGAGACCTGGTGGATGTCCCGAGCGTGCGGTTCGCAGTGGAGCAATGCCTGCGCGACCTGCAAGCGGGCGGCACCAAGACGCTCTTCCCCTCGGCATTCACGCTCGGCAAGCAGGGCATCCCCATCAACGGCCTGGTGTGGATGGGCAATAAGGCCACGATGAAGCAGCGCATCAAGGAGCAGATCGAGAGCGGCTTCACCACGCTGAAGATGAAGATCGGGGCAATCGGGATCGATGATGAGCTCGAGCTGTTGCGTGCCGTCCGGAAAGAGCACAGCGCGGAGGAAATCACCCTGCGCGTGGATGCGAACGGCGCATTCAGCGCTCAGCAGGCACCGGATGTGCTGAAGCGTTTAGCAGAACTGCAGGTCCACAGCATTGAGCAACCCGTGCCTCCGGGGCTCTACGAGGTGATGGAGGAATTGTGCGCCACGACACCGGTCCCGATCGCGCTCGACGAGGACCTCATCGGCCTGAACACGCACGACGCGAAGGTGGACCTGCTCGACCATGTGAAGCCGCAGCACATCGTGATCAAGCCCAGCCTCGTGGGCGGGTGGGACTCCACGAACGATTGGATCACGCTCGCGGACCAGCGCGGCATCGGCTGGTGGATCACCTCTGCGCTCGAGAGCAGCATCGGCCTGAACGCCATCGCGCAGTTCACGGCCACCTTGAATGTGAGCTCTGCGCAAGGCCTGGGCACCGGCAAGGTGTACACGAACAACATCCCCTCACCCCTGCTCGCGGAGAAAGGCCTCCTGCGCTACCGTCCAGAAGAGGCCTGGGACCTATCGATGCTCGACTGA
- a CDS encoding AMP-binding protein: MATHTSYPPIAKAFERITVDGTNLTGFDYYCIVDKLREKRRTVWYRDVLYTLLHLVLRRGGLPAATSGTTGPPKRFTIPRRDLVMSARLTGAAFGLMPGDRVLHCLPCEFVAGKMMLVRAFALGLDIHLIDPRGSVLGNLEAQDRFKFAAMVPLQLHRAIQEDRARVERQFEMILLGGGPVSEAMMEDIRTIGVQVFLSYGSTETVTHVALRRLNGPAPEDHFAALGECHFARDPRGCLVVYTPHLTTKQHVTNDLVELIDDTHFRWLGRIDNVILSGGKKIFPEQLEAKTAGVIPYPHYFSHVPDPVLGQALMLVLETELPQNEVLPEVMEKLMAVLHPHEWPRRVQALRRIARTESGKVIRAQ; this comes from the coding sequence ATGGCCACGCATACGTCCTATCCACCCATCGCCAAGGCTTTCGAGCGCATCACCGTCGATGGCACGAACCTGACGGGCTTCGACTATTACTGCATCGTGGACAAGCTGAGAGAGAAACGCCGGACAGTCTGGTACCGCGATGTGCTCTACACCTTGCTCCACCTCGTGCTGCGGCGCGGAGGACTCCCCGCGGCCACCAGTGGAACCACCGGCCCGCCGAAGCGCTTCACCATTCCCCGCCGCGATTTGGTGATGAGCGCGCGGCTAACCGGCGCCGCATTCGGCCTGATGCCCGGCGACCGCGTGCTCCATTGCCTGCCGTGCGAGTTCGTCGCTGGCAAGATGATGCTCGTTCGGGCCTTCGCGCTGGGCCTCGACATCCACCTCATCGATCCGCGCGGCAGCGTCCTGGGCAATCTGGAAGCGCAGGACCGCTTCAAGTTCGCAGCGATGGTGCCTCTGCAGCTGCACCGCGCCATCCAAGAGGATCGTGCCCGCGTGGAACGGCAGTTCGAGATGATCCTGCTCGGCGGCGGCCCTGTTAGCGAAGCAATGATGGAGGACATCCGGACGATCGGCGTGCAGGTCTTCCTGAGCTATGGCAGCACCGAGACCGTGACCCATGTGGCCTTGCGCCGCCTGAACGGTCCAGCTCCTGAGGACCACTTCGCCGCGCTCGGCGAATGCCACTTCGCCCGGGACCCGCGCGGCTGCCTCGTCGTGTACACGCCGCATCTCACCACCAAGCAGCACGTCACCAATGACCTGGTGGAGCTGATCGATGACACGCATTTCCGCTGGCTCGGACGCATCGACAACGTGATTCTCAGCGGTGGCAAGAAGATCTTCCCCGAGCAGCTCGAAGCGAAGACCGCTGGCGTGATCCCCTATCCGCATTACTTCTCGCACGTCCCCGATCCCGTGCTCGGCCAGGCCTTGATGCTTGTGCTGGAAACCGAATTGCCGCAGAACGAAGTGCTGCCCGAGGTGATGGAGAAGCTGATGGCCGTTCTCCATCCGCACGAATGGCCGCGGCGCGTGCAGGCCCTGCGGCGCATCGCGAGGACGGAGAGCGGGAAGGTCATCCGCGCGCAGTAG
- a CDS encoding tetratricopeptide repeat protein, whose amino-acid sequence MIRIGTLPLLFLSVTPLLAQRTAEEHLTAARAAYAIDSLDIALAHADSALKQDAELAGGLKFRGDIKQRMRNFHGALMDYAKAEKQDPDDARLFVSRSAVHITQGNLKEAVRDCDRAIDLDPKDADAWYNRACADYMGRNNDGAMKSLERAVKLKAEHAEALFLRGVVRGEQFKEEAGIADLDEAMRLNPDIPGGWMSLGVLQFENEQYDKAIATFTRVIDSDDPEKRTAYFYRADCHYAKRDKNAACPDFRRCAEMGDKDAQFVVRNYCMTDAEEIPKKPRKQRKSVIEF is encoded by the coding sequence ATGATCCGCATCGGCACCCTGCCCCTGCTCTTCCTATCGGTCACACCGCTCCTTGCGCAACGCACCGCCGAGGAACATCTCACTGCCGCTCGCGCCGCCTATGCGATCGATTCACTTGACATCGCCCTGGCACATGCGGATAGCGCGCTGAAGCAGGATGCCGAACTCGCTGGCGGGCTCAAATTCCGGGGGGACATCAAGCAGCGCATGCGCAATTTCCACGGCGCCCTGATGGACTACGCGAAAGCCGAGAAGCAGGACCCCGATGATGCGCGGCTGTTCGTGAGCAGGTCCGCCGTTCACATCACGCAAGGCAACCTGAAAGAAGCCGTGCGTGATTGCGATCGCGCCATCGACCTCGACCCTAAGGATGCGGACGCCTGGTACAACCGCGCGTGCGCCGATTACATGGGCCGCAACAACGACGGTGCGATGAAGAGCTTGGAGCGTGCAGTGAAGCTCAAGGCCGAGCATGCCGAAGCGCTCTTCCTGCGCGGCGTGGTGCGCGGCGAGCAATTCAAGGAAGAAGCAGGCATCGCCGACCTCGATGAAGCCATGCGGCTGAATCCGGACATACCCGGCGGCTGGATGAGCCTGGGCGTGCTTCAATTCGAGAACGAGCAGTATGACAAGGCAATCGCCACTTTCACCCGCGTGATCGATTCCGATGACCCCGAGAAGCGCACCGCCTACTTCTACCGTGCCGATTGCCACTACGCCAAACGCGACAAGAACGCCGCGTGCCCCGATTTCAGGCGCTGCGCTGAGATGGGCGACAAGGATGCGCAATTCGTGGTGCGAAACTATTGCATGACGGATGCGGAGGAGATCCCGAAGAAGCCGCGCAAGCAGCGCAAGTCTGTGATCGAGTTCTGA
- the nth gene encoding endonuclease III: MTRPEKAAFVSRKLAELYPRTSIPLDHEDPYTLLVAVVLSAQCTDKKVNEITPLLFAKARTPYQMVRLSVQQIQDIIRPCGLAPAKAKGIHGLSQILLEKHDGHVPNTLDALEALPSVGHKTASVVMVQAFGVPAFPVDTHIHRLAWRWTLSTGRSVAQTEADLKKLFPKEDWAHLHLRIIYFGREHCPAKGHDPRKCPICSKIGRKELFT; encoded by the coding sequence ATGACCCGACCGGAAAAAGCCGCCTTCGTTTCGCGCAAGCTCGCAGAGCTCTACCCGCGCACCTCCATCCCGCTCGATCACGAGGATCCTTACACGCTGCTCGTCGCGGTGGTGCTGAGTGCCCAATGCACCGACAAAAAGGTGAACGAGATCACGCCGCTGCTCTTCGCCAAGGCCCGCACACCGTACCAGATGGTGAGGCTCAGCGTGCAGCAGATCCAGGACATAATCCGGCCCTGCGGATTGGCACCGGCGAAGGCCAAGGGCATTCATGGGCTCAGCCAGATCCTCCTGGAAAAGCACGATGGCCATGTGCCAAACACGCTCGACGCACTCGAAGCGCTTCCCTCGGTGGGTCACAAGACGGCGAGCGTGGTGATGGTGCAGGCCTTCGGCGTGCCAGCCTTCCCGGTGGATACGCACATACACCGCCTCGCCTGGCGCTGGACCCTGAGCACGGGCAGGAGCGTGGCGCAGACCGAGGCCGACCTGAAGAAGCTCTTCCCCAAGGAGGATTGGGCCCACCTGCACCTGCGGATCATCTACTTCGGTCGCGAGCATTGCCCGGCCAAGGGGCACGATCCAAGGAAATGCCCAATCTGCAGCAAGATCGGCAGGAAGGAGCTCTTCACATGA